A region from the Canis lupus dingo isolate Sandy chromosome 9, ASM325472v2, whole genome shotgun sequence genome encodes:
- the LOC112677103 gene encoding olfactory receptor 1P1-like: MERGNQTSSFEFLLWGLSERPEQQNILFLLFLWIYVITVAGNLLIVLAIGTDARLHTPMYFFLASLSCADILFTSTTVPKALVNIQTQSRSISYTGCLVQLYFFLTFGDMDIFLLATMAYDRYVAICHPLHYKMIMSRRRCTLLVTACWILTSLVAMTHTFLIFRLNFCSKKIIPDFFCDLGPLMKVSCSDTQVNELVLLFLGGAVILIPFILILVSYMHIVSAILRVPSAQGRHKAFSTCGSHLAVVALFFGTVIRAYLCPSSSSSNSIEEDTAAAVMYTVVTPLLNPFIYSLRNKDMKCALGRFLRGKVFFSWGQ, encoded by the coding sequence ATGGAAAGAGGGAACCAGACCAGCAGCTTTGAGTTCCTCCTCTGGGGACTCTCAGAGCGGCCAGAGCAGCAGAATATCCTTTTCCTGCTGTTCCTGTGGATATATGTGATCACTGTGGCTGGAAACCTGCTCATTGTCCTGGCCATTGGTACTGATGCACGCCTCCACACACCTatgtacttcttccttgccagccTTTCCTGTGCAGACATCCTTTTCACCTCCACCACTGTGCCCAAGGCCTTGGTTAACATCCAGACCCAGAGCAGGTCCATTTCCTACACGGGATGCCTGGTTCAGCTCTACTTCTTCTTGACTTTTGGGGACATGGACATCTTTCTCCTGGCCAcaatggcctatgaccgctatgtggccatctgccaccCTCTCCACTACAAGATGATCATGAGCCGCCGGCGCTGCACCCTCCTGGTTACTGCTTGCTGGATCCTTACAAGTCTTGTTGCCATGACCCACACTTTCCTCATCTTTCGACTTAATTTTTGCTCTAAGAAAATCATTCCTGACTTCTTCTGTGATCTGGGACCCCTGATGAAGGTGTCTTGCTCTGACACTCAAGTCAATGAGCTTGTGCTCCTCTTCTTGGGGGGAGCAGTCATTTTAATCCCCTTCATTCTCATCCTGGTCTCTTATATGCACATCGTTTCAGCCATCCTCAGAGTCCCCTCCGCCCAGGGAAGGCACAAGGCCTTCTCTACCTGTGGGTCACACCTTGCTGTTGTTGCTCTGTTCTTTGGGACAGTGATCAGGGCTTATCTGTGTCCTTCATCATCTTCCTCCAACTCCATAGAAGAGGATACAGCAGCTGCTGTCATGTACACAGTGGTAACTCCCCTGCTGAACCCCTTCATTTATAGCCTGCGGAACAAAGACATGAAGTGCGCCTTGGGAAGATTTCTCAGAGGCAAAGTCTTCTTTTCATGGGGCCAGTGA